GGGGCTGCAAAGGACAGTGGGGGGAAGCCCAGGATGAGTGGACACACTCATGGCATCACCTGTGCTCAACACGGCGCAGGGATGgcactgctgctcctgccccaggcacccgaggggctccagctgcagcaggagaggagaggaggctccAAGTTCTCCAGTCGCCTCTGGCCCAGCGCTTGGCAGGGAGCGCTCCCACACAGGTGGGTGTCTTTGCTCTTGTCACGGATGACACATGAATACATTCTATGAATATTCTATTCATTACTGAAATGCCAATATGCGAACACAGGCTCTGGGATTAGCAACTACACAGACATGAGACCCTGAGCTCCCCGGCTGatctgtccccaccacagcccccccaggcagcaggacagacCCACCGCGGCTGCTCACGGACGCTGCTTTGGCATCATGACACACCAAGCGATCAGCAGAATAATTCAGGTCACCTCCTCCCTCCATACCCACTTGCCCACCGAACTGCTGAGACACTCACCTTTCCAATGCAAATTCTGCTGCAATTTGAGAGTCCAGAAAGCATAAACCCCCAGAACACAGCAAAGACCCCCTTCACACAATCTAGTTCAATTTTCTAGTGAATTCAACAAAAACATCCTCCCACAGTGAGAACAAGCAGCTTCTAGCCAGCGTGATCCCCAACCCCTGCACCAGAACAAACCCGATGTGCCCGAGCTCAGGCTGGGCTGCCCAAGGGCAATGAGCTTGTTCTCAGGCCACAGCGGCCTCTTCCCGGCTCCCATCAGAGCTCCTGGGAAAAGCTGCTGTCGAAGAGTCTCCAGCTAGGGGCCTGGCCACTTTCTGCTACCAGAGCTCGAGCCCCAAAGAGACCAACACACAACTCTTCAACATTTTATTAATGATCAGCAACAAAAGTTTACAACAGAGAGGACAACAGAACTGGCGTGGAAGGACCGTCCAGCAAcagtgcagggagcagcacaggacaCCCACCACAGCACCCTGGAATGTAAGAGGCAGAAAGGGGCTCAGCCCAGCACCCATCCTCCTCAGGCCCTGCACCTCCCCGCAGGGGCACGCGTGCCGCACGTCAGCCCTCCGAAAACAGCCGTGGAATTTCAGCTGACAAGGTCCCTCCCTTAGGTAACCCATCAGGCACAAGTGGACTctggcggcagcagcaagctgGGCTCTGAGCAGCGCCGGGTCCTGCTGCCTCGTGACAGGAAGAGCCTTTGGCAAATGCCCCCGCGGTTCCTACGCCTCCTGCGGAGATATCCCTCAACCTGCCAGGGAAACCGCAGAACCGAGGGTCCCTGTGCCACCAGCCACCCGCTCCGCTCAGCAGCTGCCGCGCCGCTGCCTGCTACGGGGGCAGCAAGCGATTCGCTGGCGCCAGTCACAGCGGAGAGAGGCTTTATCCACCTAAACCCGATGGAGCTTTGGGTCCGGCATTtgtgcagaggcagcagctgagaaGAGGCAGCACAGTGAACCTCAGAGCACAGGGCCTGTCAGCACCTCCAGCAGCCGGCACACTGATGGTCCAGCATCCCTAACCGAAAGCTTGCGGGAGGAACCGCAGGTGCCGTACCCCTTCCCCGGGGGGGCCATTCTCGCCAGTCTGTCCAGCCGCCCCTGCTGCCGCCCGAAGGACTCCGGTCAGGACAGCCGACACTGGGCGGGCAGAGGGGGCCTGGGTGGCTGCTCCATTTCCCTCCTACTAAAAGCCAGAAATGGCAGAAGGTAAAAGCACATCAACATGTTAAAACATTAGTTataattaaaactgttttgttttttccttttgtcaaaTCTCCTCCTGGGAACGGGGATGGGGGCTGATTAACGGAGGAAAAACTAGGCAGCAGGATCCCAACTCATTATGTCTGCATAATTAGTGCAGGAGGAGCCAGGACAGGAGAAGGTAGGACAGCACATCCTGCATGCCGGCAGCGGTGTCCCCGTTCAGGGGCCCCCTCCCAAAGAGCTGTCTGCTCCTCAAGAGGGCGAGGCTGCGGCGCTCTGCAACCACGCATTGGCTCTCTGCTGGCCTAGTGCTTCTCCTCTTCCAGTCTTTTCATGgcctccagcacagccagctcttttgcttccttcttctgGTTCCTAGCTTCAAACTCCAGCCTGCATCAATCACAAAATGCCATGAGATTCTCATCCATCCCTATCTCTAGTAGACTAAAAGCACCTGGAGCAGGGGAGCACGGCCTTCTCCTATGCTGCTCTTTGTTCTGAGTACTTCAGAAACCTCACCAGTAACCCCCAGGCTCCTCGGAgagccagcacccagcacttCCCACAACCGTTACCATCACTCTGAGGTCCTAGGCTCCCACACTGGCCAAACACTACTTATTTCTCCCTCTGCGGAAGATGCCGCTATTCCATGCTTGGTCTGTCCTGGGACAGGCCACTTAGAGACGTAATACCAAAATCAAAGTTTACCGCTGACCTGAGCCAAGGTCACTGAAGGTGAAGGGCTCAGGCCTAAAAGAACAAAGCTCTGAAAGAAGTGACATGCTAAATCCCCAAGAATACAGCAAGGAAATTTTATCATCAATagtggaggaggaaaaataataaaatgtgctGTGAAGCACATTCTAACATAGTAGAGCTTAGCTGTTCCTTTTCCTGTACAGTCCAGTACATCCACATTTAAGCAGCCTGCCCAAGCTGTGAAAGATGAAGGACCAGTTCACTGATTCTGTGCCTTTAGATAACCCCTTCTCTTCCTGTTTGATCCCATTAATTAGCCCTCAGACAAGCTGGATGGAACAGTATGTGACAGAACTGGGAGATGAAAGCCAACCTGTTCTTGATGATTCTTTGCACAATTAAATCTGTGGTCAGATTGCTGCCACTGTCCACCAGCTGGAAAATGCCACGTCTCTTTGGTTCCTGTGAACAAACGCAGCAGACTGAGCTGTGAAAAACACACAGGACCTCTGGTTTTACAGCTCAGTACTGAAAGCTGAGCAGAAGTCATGGCAGGTCCTGTGGGCACCCAGCCAGGCACAACACAAAACGATCTCCTAAGAGGCAGAATAAGTAActgctgaaagcaaagcttCACCTATACGGGAGCTGAGCAAGGCTGCCTAGGACTGGCATAGAGCAAAGATTACAGGATTTCTCATTCTGCCATGAAGGCATCAGaaacaggcaaaacaaaacagtgactAAAAGAACAGAGCTTGTCGTGAGTGATTTACAGGCGACCCTCAGGTGGGTGAAAACCAGCATCACCTGCCAAGGACTTGCTTGGGCAGCATCCTCTGCAATACAAATTCTCAGCTCAGGAACACGAGCAAAGCCATGCTCTATCTATCGAATGCTGACAAAGAAGCATGGACAACAGCAGCTAGTAGCTTACCTCATATGGATCAGAACCATCCTTGTCTGGCACCACCTCGGTCATCCCATGACACACAAGTGTTACCTGGAGAAGGACACAAAGTCGCTGACAAGATCCAAAAGATGACAGGGACTTCCCCTGCCACCGCACTCACTGCGGCATAGCTTGGAGATCAGCAAAGCCACCCCTCCTGTACCAGGCTTGGCAGTGCATCTGGAGCTCCCTGTAATCTTGCTGAGCAGCACCGTCTCTCTCTTACACACCTGTGTTTTCCTGCACCTTTAGCTCCCTAAGCACATCACACCCCAACATCTTCGTGTACATTTATAGGCAAAGACTCTCACCCTGAAGTGATCCAGCAGATCAGCAGTGACAGCGTAGGGGGCTCCAATCACCACTTCCGAGACATACTAGAAAAGAAACCAGGTAAAGAGTACAgatttggggctggggggggaacaaaaaaaaaaaaaaaaaaaccacccacagaacaaaacagaggCCAGCCTGCTTCCCAAAAAGACTTGGCCAGGTCATCTGGTTACACAGTCAGGAACTCAAATAAGGGAACAGGAAAGGGGGTTTAGCAGCTACTGCTTGTCACACAGCATCTTTTTTGTTCCACCAAAGAAGAAGGTTTCTGGTAGTGTGTATACAGCAAATCCAAAAGTTAATTGCTCAGGGCATACGTTTCTGAGCCTCTCCACATTTCCTTCCCAGAAATTTTCTCCCCTGCTACAGGGAGCAGAGAGTTTTCTACAAgaacagagctgcagagcagagcagcactcTGCAAGGCATCCTGCCTTTTCACTGCCGGTGGAACAGAGGCGGACAGGTTCAATAGCTCAGGTTAGCCTGGACGACAGAGGAGCCTAGTGATTCCTCCTGAGAGCACACCAGCACCTCTGGCAGCCTGAAGTGATCAGTATTGTCTTTGCCTTCTCAGTGCACACCAAAGAACTCATGCAAAATTGCTGGCTACAGGCAAACACCACCCAGCTCCAGGCAATTTCTGGAACAGCACAGAGGCACCTACCCTACAGGCACTTACCCTACAGGCCAAGACACTGAGTGTTCTCTCATGGATGTTCATGATGGGATAGTTCTTCCCTTTGTAGCGATTTACTTCCTAAGGCAAAGCACCAGGCACAATTAGAAGACAGACAAAGCAACCCCCTTTTCCTTTGACTTTCTCCCCAAATGAAAATTCTCTATTGGCCAATACATCCTTTTCCTGTCTTCCAGAGCACAGCCTGCTTGTTTCAGAAAGAACAGGTGCCAAGCTGCTCTGTCTTTGGACAACGTTATATACAGACCTGATCAAAGTGCAGCCCAGCAATGATGTAGGGTTTTTCTGCCAGCTGGTGAACCTTCTCCAGGAAATCTACATGCCCAATATCTGTAGACCTGTTTAAGGAATTGAAGCTAACATGGAAAatagggaaaggaaagcagaaacagatgCACTGAAAAAACACAGTGGGAGACAGGAATCCCaaggattttaattttgcattactTGTTGCCTATGTCTTAGGAACAGttgcttcctccctcctcaggCTCCACAGGTTCTGGACAAAAGCCAGACATCTTTTCAGCTCCACCTTACATAGACTCAACTTTGCCTCTGTCCAGAATTTCTCCCTGTTTCGGGTGTTCCGGCACAATGCCTCAAAGGCTGTCCCAGGGTGAAGTGTCTGCTCCAGATGCCCTGTACAGTCACTTGGTCCATGACAGACAGTCCTCAAGAGGGACTCAAGTGTGATCGCTAGAGTGTGGAGAGTATCCAACTGTCTTCCTGAAATCCTCCAGCAGCCACAAATCTCTCTGGAGAGGAGCTGTAGCTCCTTTCTCAGTGTCCTGTGACTAAGAAACTGCCAGTAAGAactcctgcctccccccctcACATGCACACCCacagaaaagggggggggggggggagggagaggtaAATATCCTAGTCTGGTGCctcaaaacatgaaaacattaaaacaaaagaccAACGCTACTTTCTTGACAAAACAGAACCAAGGATACGGAACAGGTCGAAGGCTCCGGCCACATAGATGATAGTGTCTCCGGGCTGTGGTTCCTTCCCTGATGCAAACTGGATGATCTTCTGAGATGTCTGCAGGAACTGCGAGACACCAGTCCAGGGACTGTGACCTTTTGGCCCCTGGGaaaacacacaccacacacGTTTCCTTTTCAGGCTCCAGGAGTGGGTTTGGACAACACACAGAATGCAGCTGCAGGCGATTTGCTAGCCTTAATTTGCTAGTACGTATACAACTCTTAGCAGCTTGGACTTCCTACGTTCCTGGCACCAAATATTTGTGCAGTCTCACAAAAGCCCTTTTGTGTCAAACACAGTCTAAATCGTCCCCTCAACAGCCAGCTAAGGAGATGCCAAAAAGAAAGCTCAGGAAGAAGGCAACAGGGCAGTCTCGTATTTCCAGGAGAGGCAAGGCTTAGTAAGGGAGACAACACACAACCTACCTACGCTCTTCTCAAGCCTTAAGGCAGCCTACCCATCCACCTGGCCGATGGCATGCCAAGCTGGGAAGGGATCACCCAGAACTCCAGCAAGGGCCAGAGCCCAGCGCCAGTGAAACCGAAGACGGAGCTTTATCCCCGCCGTGTGGCAGTTTTGGAAACAGCCACCGAGGCACCCGCTCCGGCCCCGCGTCGCTCCCCTAAAGCTAGCTGCTCTACAAGACTTGAAAGAACAAAGACAACTCAGCCAAGACCAGGGCAAGCCATACAAACGGCAGCATGCAGAAGGGGGGCTCAGCTGACAGGGGTCATGCAGGGTACCTGGTGCCCAGATACTCTCCCCAGATCCAAGCACCAGGAAACAGCCACGCTGGAGCAACAGGCCCCGTAAAGCCTGCTCAAAAACCCAACATGGTAGAGGACAAAGAGGATGATTCAGCCCAGTCAACAAACCCCCTGTGAGTAAAAAAAGACTTACTCAAGCTGTAGGTCCAGGTGCTCATTAATCAGGGACAATCCAGCacccaggaaaaagaagaggggcTTATAACTCTTTAGAGGTAGCCCAAGACGTGAGCTGGACACAACGGCAGAGAGCTACTTGAAGACCAGGCATGTGAATTCTGCAGTACAGCATGCTAGCTACATGCCTGCTACATAAACGCTTCCCAGACTTAATGCAACATCTTTAGAAACATGAGCACTAAAAGGAGCATCCACAGAGGCTGTCCCTAGGCTAGAACTACAGGCACTTGGGTCCCAAAGGAAGCGGCGATAAAGAGTTTACAAGCAagccagaaaaacagcaaaggcTCAGTGTGCGCAGCAGCTCCACGGTGCCGCTGAAGGACAGCTCACTCGCTGGCCCTGTGCAGCCACATGTGCCTATTTCACTGACTATGGTAGCTACTTCATGGGGGCAGCAGACATTTACTGAGGTTACTACTaaatgtggggggaaaaaacaagccTGCAACACAGGCCAGAAAGCACATTTGGAATCCTTCTGAGACAGGACAACAACCAGACATCCACGATCAGAACTCACATTACCTTCCCAAAGTTGTCAGTGTGCTTCCGATAGTCTAGGTCCTCATCCTGAAGGGAGATAAAGAGTCAAAACGTTTAAGCACTCATATAGCTCATCCAACAAAGAATATGCTTGTGTGTGGCAGAAGTGCTGGGGAGTCCAGGCTCAGACTGCACACCATCGATCCCTGGCACTGAATGGTGACAAACTGATTAATATCTAAACCAGAGTCGTGTCCCAGCACAAGTCAAATGAAATGTGTCCTTATCTGATCCCAGCCTGGCACCACACAGTGACAGTGGTTCTTGCCCAACCTGCAGACCTGATAGCGTTGCACATCTACGTCCTCCCTCAACTACACAAGCCCCTAACAGGACAGTGTCCCTCCTTCTTGCAAAGACACTCCACTAGAGACAGGCTCAGATCTCTGCAGACAGCTAGTAGCACTGTGACAGATCTTGGTGTGAACTTACATATTACAGCTCAGCCAACCTAGCAGCTCAGCACACTAAAAGATCTCCCTCTACCCCTGAATTTTCTTGTGGGTCCCTT
This window of the Pelecanus crispus isolate bPelCri1 chromosome 12, bPelCri1.pri, whole genome shotgun sequence genome carries:
- the PCYT2 gene encoding ethanolamine-phosphate cytidylyltransferase isoform X3, giving the protein MEDFLRMVPGLDLSGVTGVPVVMVGRERGICSCGFCVILCLSPCRECKRTQGVSTTDLVGRMLLMTKAHHSNIDEDLDYRKHTDNFGKGPKGHSPWTGVSQFLQTSQKIIQFASGKEPQPGDTIIYVAGAFDLFHIGHVDFLEKVHQLAEKPYIIAGLHFDQEVNRYKGKNYPIMNIHERTLSVLACRYVSEVVIGAPYAVTADLLDHFRVTLVCHGMTEVVPDKDGSDPYEEPKRRGIFQLVDSGSNLTTDLIVQRIIKNRLEFEARNQKKEAKELAVLEAMKRLEEEKH
- the PCYT2 gene encoding ethanolamine-phosphate cytidylyltransferase isoform X2: MVHYGHSNQLRQARAMGDYLIVGVHTDEEIAKHKGPPVFTQEERYKMVQAIKWVDEIAPGAPYVTTLETLDKYNCDFCVHGDDITLTIDGKDTYEEVKTAGRYRECKRTQGVSTTDLVGRMLLMTKAHHSNIDEDLDYRKHTDNFGKGPKGHSPWTGVSQFLQTSQKIIQFASGKEPQPGDTIIYVAGAFDLFHIGHVDFLEKVHQLAEKPYIIAGLHFDQEVNRYKGKNYPIMNIHERTLSVLACRYVSEVVIGAPYAVTADLLDHFREPKRRGIFQLVDSGSNLTTDLIVQRIIKNRLEFEARNQKKEAKELAVLEAMKRLEEEKH
- the PCYT2 gene encoding ethanolamine-phosphate cytidylyltransferase isoform X1; its protein translation is MVHYGHSNQLRQARAMGDYLIVGVHTDEEIAKHKGPPVFTQEERYKMVQAIKWVDEIAPGAPYVTTLETLDKYNCDFCVHGDDITLTIDGKDTYEEVKTAGRYRECKRTQGVSTTDLVGRMLLMTKAHHSNIDEDLDYRKHTDNFGKGPKGHSPWTGVSQFLQTSQKIIQFASGKEPQPGDTIIYVAGAFDLFHIGHVDFLEKVHQLAEKPYIIAGLHFDQEVNRYKGKNYPIMNIHERTLSVLACRYVSEVVIGAPYAVTADLLDHFRVTLVCHGMTEVVPDKDGSDPYEEPKRRGIFQLVDSGSNLTTDLIVQRIIKNRLEFEARNQKKEAKELAVLEAMKRLEEEKH
- the PCYT2 gene encoding ethanolamine-phosphate cytidylyltransferase isoform X4, with translation MVHYGHSNQLRQARAMGDYLIVGVHTDDDITLTIDGKDTYEEVKTAGRYRECKRTQGVSTTDLVGRMLLMTKAHHSNIDEDLDYRKHTDNFGKGPKGHSPWTGVSQFLQTSQKIIQFASGKEPQPGDTIIYVAGAFDLFHIGHVDFLEKVHQLAEKPYIIAGLHFDQEVNRYKGKNYPIMNIHERTLSVLACRYVSEVVIGAPYAVTADLLDHFRVTLVCHGMTEVVPDKDGSDPYEEPKRRGIFQLVDSGSNLTTDLIVQRIIKNRLEFEARNQKKEAKELAVLEAMKRLEEEKH